A single window of Arcobacter venerupis DNA harbors:
- a CDS encoding 2-isopropylmalate synthase, with protein MSFKKYKQYPIVQNFPRKWPDKQITQAPIYCSVDLRDGNQALINPLSVEQKLEYFHTLVKMGFKQIEVSYPSASDTDFSFTRKLIEENLVPDDVAIQVLIPAKKEWIKKSVEAMSGVKNGIFHLYNPTNEFQRRVVFQKSDEEIISMAVESMKYLVELTKDFKGNVTYQYSPESFSQTDLEFAVKICNEVINVVKPTIDKKMIINLPNTLEACTANVYADRIEWMCENLHHREALIISVHPHNDRGTSVASAELAVLAGADKVEGTLFGNGERAGNLDLVNFAFNIYSQGIDAKLDLSIIDEVKAMYEEKTGLIVHPRHPFVGDMIFTAFSGGHQDAIKKGMDFYRTQNSQEWNVPYLPIDPKDIKRGYEKVIRVNSQSGKGGASFIISEFLGVNMSKDEAIKFGLVIKDESDKLKRELEKEEIIELYKKLNS; from the coding sequence ATGAGTTTTAAAAAATATAAACAATATCCTATTGTGCAAAATTTCCCAAGAAAATGGCCAGATAAACAAATCACACAAGCACCAATATATTGCAGTGTTGATTTAAGAGATGGAAATCAAGCTTTGATAAATCCTTTGAGCGTTGAGCAAAAATTAGAGTATTTTCATACTTTAGTAAAAATGGGATTTAAACAAATAGAAGTGAGTTATCCAAGTGCTAGTGATACGGATTTTTCATTTACTAGAAAATTAATAGAAGAAAATTTAGTGCCAGATGATGTAGCGATTCAAGTTTTAATTCCTGCAAAAAAAGAGTGGATTAAAAAAAGTGTTGAAGCAATGAGTGGAGTTAAAAATGGAATTTTTCATTTATACAACCCAACAAATGAGTTTCAAAGAAGAGTGGTTTTTCAAAAAAGTGATGAAGAGATAATCTCAATGGCTGTTGAATCAATGAAATATTTAGTTGAATTAACAAAAGATTTTAAAGGAAATGTAACTTATCAATATTCACCTGAGAGTTTTTCTCAAACTGATTTAGAGTTTGCAGTAAAAATTTGTAATGAAGTTATAAATGTAGTAAAACCAACTATTGATAAAAAGATGATAATAAACTTGCCAAATACCCTAGAAGCTTGTACTGCAAATGTTTATGCCGATAGAATAGAGTGGATGTGTGAAAATTTACACCATCGTGAAGCTTTAATCATCAGCGTTCATCCACACAATGATAGGGGAACTTCTGTGGCAAGTGCAGAGTTAGCAGTACTTGCAGGTGCAGACAAAGTTGAAGGAACTTTATTTGGAAATGGCGAGAGAGCAGGGAACTTGGACTTAGTAAATTTTGCTTTTAATATCTATTCACAAGGCATTGATGCAAAACTTGATTTATCAATCATTGATGAAGTAAAAGCCATGTATGAAGAAAAAACTGGATTAATTGTGCATCCAAGACATCCCTTTGTAGGTGATATGATATTTACAGCTTTTAGTGGAGGACATCAGGATGCTATTAAAAAAGGAATGGATTTTTACAGAACCCAAAATTCTCAAGAGTGGAATGTTCCCTATTTGCCAATTGACCCAAAAGATATAAAAAGAGGATATGAAAAAGTTATACGAGTAAATTCTCAATCAGGAAAAGGCGGAGCAAGTTTTATAATAAGTGAATTTTTAGGCGTAAATATGAGTAAAGATGAAGCTATAAAATTTGGTTTAGTTATAAAAGATGAATCTGATAAATTAAAAAGAGAGTTAGAAAAAGAAGAAATAATCGAACTATATAAAAAGTTAAATAGTTAA
- a CDS encoding AraC family transcriptional regulator, whose amino-acid sequence MKSDIFKNPKLNFLELRYVQDIPECTKMHIHEELTITAIKKGSLNLIFNDTTFELITNEIAIINSDIPHCATTNEISKDGYVLYLKKEYLKNINLNFNSFYEIIKQKNIYKSFIKLCDCLLDKKVSLIEKEEIFYSFCLTFFSFEQKQTNEQTESILATNIKKYLDENYLEEFILDDLAKSFDLSVVHLIRVFKKEFGLPIHSYILNKKVHFAKELLSSNMPIIEVAQNSGFFDQSHLNRSFKRIFQITPKEYQNNIFPKC is encoded by the coding sequence ATGAAATCAGATATTTTTAAAAATCCCAAATTAAACTTCCTAGAGTTACGATATGTTCAAGATATTCCTGAATGTACAAAAATGCATATTCATGAAGAGTTAACTATTACAGCCATAAAAAAAGGTTCATTAAATTTGATATTTAATGACACTACTTTTGAATTAATCACAAATGAAATAGCCATTATTAATAGTGATATACCTCACTGTGCCACAACAAATGAAATATCAAAAGATGGATATGTTTTGTATTTAAAAAAAGAGTACTTAAAAAATATAAATCTAAATTTCAACTCATTTTATGAAATAATCAAACAAAAAAATATCTATAAAAGTTTTATAAAATTATGTGATTGTTTGTTGGATAAAAAAGTATCTTTAATTGAAAAAGAGGAAATATTTTACTCTTTTTGTTTAACTTTTTTTTCTTTTGAGCAAAAACAAACAAATGAACAAACAGAGTCAATTTTGGCAACAAATATCAAAAAATATTTAGATGAAAATTATCTTGAAGAGTTTATCTTAGATGATTTAGCAAAGAGTTTTGATTTAAGTGTGGTTCATTTAATTCGAGTATTTAAAAAAGAGTTTGGACTTCCGATTCACTCATATATTTTAAATAAAAAAGTGCATTTTGCAAAAGAGTTATTATCTTCAAATATGCCCATTATTGAAGTTGCACAAAACAGCGGTTTTTTTGACCAAAGCCATCTAAATAGAAGTTTTAAAAGAATCTTTCAAATCACTCCAAAAGAGTATCAAAACAATATTTTCCCTAAATGTTAA
- a CDS encoding superoxide dismutase, whose translation MKHELMTLPYDLDALEPLMSKETLEFHYGKHHQTYVNNLNNLITGTKFEDSTLVDIILNSDGGIFNNSAQVYNHDFFWNGLTPAQSAIPAKVEAVLVKTFGSVDEFKKEFTTKAIGQFGSGWAWLVQDENQNLKIVTTSNAANPLTDNLKPILVCDVWEHAYYIDVRNARPAYLENFWKLVNWNFVEQNLA comes from the coding sequence ATGAAACACGAATTAATGACTTTACCTTACGATTTAGATGCGCTAGAACCGCTTATGTCAAAAGAAACTTTAGAGTTTCACTATGGAAAACATCACCAAACTTATGTAAATAACTTAAACAATTTAATTACTGGTACAAAATTTGAAGATTCAACTTTAGTTGATATTATTTTAAATTCAGATGGAGGAATTTTTAACAACTCAGCTCAAGTTTACAACCATGACTTTTTTTGGAATGGTTTAACTCCTGCTCAAAGTGCAATTCCAGCAAAAGTTGAGGCTGTTTTAGTTAAAACTTTTGGTTCAGTTGATGAGTTCAAAAAAGAGTTCACAACAAAAGCCATTGGACAATTTGGTTCTGGTTGGGCTTGGTTAGTTCAAGATGAAAATCAAAACTTAAAAATCGTAACAACATCAAATGCTGCAAATCCACTAACAGATAATTTAAAACCTATTTTAGTCTGTGACGTGTGGGAACATGCGTATTATATTGATGTAAGAAATGCAAGACCTGCATATTTAGAAAATTTCTGGAAACTTGTTAACTGGAATTTTGTAGAGCAAAATCTAGCGTAA
- a CDS encoding type II toxin-antitoxin system RelE/ParE family toxin yields the protein MTYFFHPEAQIELNASIDYYEECKINLGLEFASEVYQTIQRILTFPKAWQILDSNIRRCLINRFPFGIIYYQRDNEIIILAIMQLNRKPNYWKYRK from the coding sequence ATGACTTACTTCTTTCATCCAGAAGCCCAAATAGAGTTAAATGCTTCTATTGATTACTATGAAGAGTGTAAAATTAACCTTGGACTTGAATTTGCAAGTGAGGTTTACCAAACTATCCAACGAATTTTAACTTTCCCAAAAGCATGGCAAATACTAGATTCTAATATTAGGCGATGCCTAATAAATAGGTTTCCTTTTGGAATAATTTATTATCAAAGAGATAATGAAATAATTATACTAGCAATTATGCAACTAAATAGAAAACCGAATTATTGGAAATATAGAAAATAA